In Neisseria brasiliensis, the following proteins share a genomic window:
- a CDS encoding protein adenylyltransferase SelO produces MHTLPLKAARFATLPNTFYSTVKPEPLNQPYWIAVNETLLNELNMPSESFQTASNLAYLAGSAAEYQPQPIATVYSGHQFGGYTPRLGDGRALLLGESVDDNGNTWEWQLKGAGKTPYSRFADGRAVLRSSVREYLCSEAMHGLKIPTTRALALVGSDDEVYRETVETAAVVTRIAPSFIRFGHFEYFFYTGREAELKTLADFVIDHDYPECREADNPYLAMLQAVAERTAETVAAWQSVGFCHGVMNTDNMSILGLTIDYGPFGFMEGYDRRHVCNHSDHEGRYAYHAQPYIAHWNLAALANCFESLVPENELNDLLEQWPDTFQTAYLKRMRPKLGLLTEQADDAELIADMFAALQDKKVDFTLFFRKLSEVSNVHDDALPSELMALFGEQNPQLFIRWVGRYRQRLRAENNDHAARKLRMGQANPLYVLRNYLAQQAIELAKRGDYREIERLRRCLENPFDERLEFADFAQPAPEWAEGIAVSCSS; encoded by the coding sequence ATGCACACACTTCCCCTGAAAGCAGCGCGTTTTGCCACGCTGCCCAACACGTTTTACAGCACGGTCAAACCCGAGCCGTTGAATCAGCCGTATTGGATTGCGGTAAACGAAACCTTGTTGAATGAATTAAACATGCCGTCTGAAAGTTTTCAGACGGCCTCAAACCTTGCTTATCTTGCCGGCAGCGCGGCGGAATATCAGCCGCAGCCCATTGCAACGGTGTACAGCGGCCATCAATTCGGCGGCTACACACCGCGTCTGGGTGACGGGCGCGCCTTGCTGCTGGGTGAATCTGTAGATGATAACGGCAATACATGGGAATGGCAGTTGAAAGGCGCGGGCAAAACGCCGTATTCACGCTTTGCCGACGGCAGGGCGGTATTGCGCTCGAGCGTGCGCGAATATTTGTGTTCCGAAGCCATGCACGGACTGAAGATTCCGACCACGCGCGCCTTGGCTTTGGTCGGCAGCGATGACGAAGTGTACCGCGAAACAGTAGAAACCGCCGCCGTGGTCACCCGCATTGCACCGAGCTTTATCCGTTTCGGCCACTTTGAATATTTTTTCTACACCGGTCGCGAAGCCGAGCTGAAAACGCTGGCTGATTTTGTGATAGACCATGATTACCCCGAATGCCGCGAAGCCGATAATCCTTATCTGGCCATGCTGCAAGCGGTGGCCGAAAGAACTGCCGAAACCGTTGCCGCGTGGCAGAGCGTTGGTTTTTGTCACGGCGTGATGAATACCGACAACATGTCGATACTCGGTCTGACCATCGATTACGGCCCGTTTGGCTTTATGGAAGGCTACGACCGCCGCCACGTCTGCAATCATTCCGACCACGAAGGCCGCTATGCCTACCATGCCCAGCCTTACATCGCGCATTGGAATCTGGCGGCGTTGGCTAATTGCTTTGAATCGTTGGTGCCGGAAAATGAACTCAACGATTTATTGGAACAATGGCCGGATACCTTTCAGACGGCCTATCTCAAACGCATGCGCCCGAAACTCGGTTTGCTGACCGAGCAGGCAGATGATGCGGAATTGATTGCCGATATGTTTGCCGCGCTGCAAGATAAAAAAGTCGATTTCACTTTGTTTTTCAGAAAGCTAAGTGAAGTTAGCAATGTGCATGATGACGCGTTGCCGTCTGAATTAATGGCCTTGTTTGGTGAGCAGAATCCGCAATTATTTATCCGCTGGGTCGGCCGCTACCGCCAACGCCTGCGTGCCGAAAACAACGACCATGCAGCCCGTAAATTGCGCATGGGTCAGGCTAATCCGCTGTATGTGTTGCGCAATTATCTGGCGCAACAAGCCATCGAGTTGGCCAAGCGTGGTGACTACCGCGAAATCGAACGCCTGCGCCGCTGCTTAGAAAATCCGTTTGACGAGCGGCTGGAGTTTGCCGATTTCGCCCAGCCTGCGCCGGAATGGGCGGAGGGGATTGCGGTGAGTTGCTCGAGTTAA
- a CDS encoding DMP19 family protein, with the protein MTTLFQRDELNPNDPAEFLYTLSAAYLDHTAQNGDEDMASLNDEQHTLTAYCYLDSQVQEGGFVQLIAAGYGEYIFLNPVADSLRRWRIKPTPKILDKAKALYAKYGKEIEQLAEAETPLDDIRAKFTDFEELDGEYYETADEDMAAAVAYVQANWDKFAVIED; encoded by the coding sequence ATGACCACTTTATTCCAACGCGACGAACTCAATCCCAACGACCCCGCCGAGTTTCTCTACACCTTAAGCGCAGCCTATCTCGACCACACCGCGCAAAACGGTGATGAAGACATGGCTTCTTTAAACGACGAGCAGCACACCTTAACCGCCTATTGCTATCTCGACAGCCAAGTGCAGGAAGGTGGCTTTGTGCAACTCATCGCGGCAGGTTACGGCGAATACATTTTTCTCAATCCCGTCGCCGACAGCTTGCGCCGCTGGCGGATTAAACCGACACCGAAAATATTAGACAAAGCCAAAGCGCTGTATGCAAAATACGGCAAAGAAATCGAGCAACTGGCCGAAGCGGAAACGCCGTTAGACGATATCCGCGCCAAGTTTACCGACTTTGAAGAACTCGATGGCGAATACTACGAAACCGCCGATGAAGACATGGCCGCCGCTGTGGCTTACGTGCAGGCCAATTGGGACAAGTTTGCCGTTATCGAAGATTAA
- the gdhA gene encoding NADP-specific glutamate dehydrogenase, translated as MTDLNALFDKLKKSNPNQEPFHQAVEEVFESLKPFLKDNPKYTQQNLLERIVEPERVVMFRVTWVDDKGEVQVNRGYRIQMNSAIGPYKGGLRFHPTVDLGVLKFLAFEQVFKNALTTLPMGGGKGGSDFDPKGKSDAEVMRFCQAFMTELYRHIGPNTDVPAGDIGVGGREIGFLYGQYKKIRNEFASVLTGKGLTWGGSLIRPEATGYGCVYFAQFMLEANNDSMKDKTVLISGSGNVAQYAAEKSIQLGAKVLTVSDSNGFVQFADSGMTEAQLAALIELKEVRRERLSVYAKEQGLQYFEGQKPWGVAADVALPCATQNELDEEAAKTLLANGCKVVAEGANMPSTLGAVKQFLDAKILYAPGKASNAGGVATSGLEMSQNAIRLCWTREEVDKNLFNIMKDIHENCVKYGKREDGSVNYVDGANIAGFVKVADAMLAQGI; from the coding sequence ATGACCGATTTAAATGCCTTGTTCGATAAACTGAAAAAGAGCAACCCTAACCAAGAGCCGTTTCACCAAGCGGTAGAAGAAGTATTCGAAAGCTTGAAACCTTTCTTGAAAGACAACCCTAAATACACCCAGCAAAACCTGCTGGAGCGCATTGTTGAGCCTGAGCGTGTGGTGATGTTCCGCGTGACTTGGGTGGACGATAAAGGTGAAGTGCAAGTCAACCGCGGCTACCGCATTCAAATGAACTCTGCCATCGGCCCTTACAAAGGCGGTTTGCGCTTCCACCCGACTGTTGACTTGGGCGTGTTGAAATTCTTGGCTTTCGAACAAGTGTTCAAAAATGCCTTGACCACCTTGCCGATGGGCGGTGGTAAAGGTGGTTCGGATTTTGACCCTAAAGGTAAATCTGACGCTGAAGTGATGCGCTTCTGCCAAGCCTTCATGACCGAACTCTACCGCCACATCGGCCCGAACACCGACGTACCGGCCGGCGACATCGGCGTGGGCGGCCGCGAAATCGGTTTTTTGTATGGCCAATACAAAAAAATCCGCAACGAATTCGCTTCTGTGTTGACCGGTAAAGGTTTAACTTGGGGCGGCAGCTTGATTCGCCCGGAAGCCACCGGCTACGGCTGCGTGTATTTCGCACAATTCATGTTGGAAGCCAACAACGACAGCATGAAAGACAAAACCGTATTGATTTCCGGTTCAGGCAATGTTGCGCAATATGCGGCTGAAAAATCGATTCAATTGGGCGCGAAAGTGCTGACCGTTTCTGATTCCAACGGTTTCGTTCAATTTGCCGACAGTGGTATGACCGAAGCGCAATTGGCTGCCTTGATCGAATTGAAAGAAGTGCGCCGCGAGCGTTTGTCTGTGTACGCCAAAGAACAAGGCCTGCAATACTTCGAAGGTCAAAAACCTTGGGGCGTGGCTGCCGATGTGGCACTGCCTTGTGCGACTCAAAACGAATTGGATGAAGAAGCAGCCAAAACCTTGTTGGCCAACGGTTGTAAAGTGGTTGCCGAAGGCGCCAACATGCCGTCAACTTTGGGTGCAGTAAAACAATTCTTGGATGCGAAAATCCTGTACGCACCGGGCAAAGCATCGAACGCCGGTGGTGTAGCGACTTCTGGTTTGGAAATGAGCCAAAATGCCATCCGCCTGTGCTGGACGCGTGAAGAAGTGGATAAAAACCTGTTCAACATCATGAAAGACATCCACGAAAACTGTGTGAAATACGGCAAACGTGAAGACGGCAGCGTGAACTACGTTGACGGCGCAAACATTGCTGGTTTCGTGAAAGTGGCTGACGCGATGTTGGCACAAGGTATCTAA
- a CDS encoding thymidylate synthase: MKAYHDLMRRVLEQGTDKSDRTGTGTRSVFGHQMRFDLSQGFPLLTTKKLHLRSIIHELLWFLKGDTNIKYLKDNNVSIWDEWADENGDLGPVYGYQWRSWPAPDGRHIDQIANVVEQIKKNPDSRRLIVSAWNPALVDEMALPPCHALFQFYVADGKLSCQLYQRSADIFLGVPFNIASYALLTMMVAQVCGLEAGEFIHTFGDAHLYSNHFEQAELQLSRDTRPLPTMKINPDVKDLFAFTFEDFELVDYDPHPHIKAAVAV, translated from the coding sequence ATGAAAGCCTATCACGACCTCATGCGCCGTGTTCTCGAACAGGGCACCGACAAATCCGACCGTACCGGCACTGGCACGCGCTCTGTGTTCGGCCACCAAATGCGCTTCGATTTAAGCCAAGGCTTTCCGCTTTTGACCACCAAAAAGCTGCACCTGCGCTCCATCATTCATGAATTGCTGTGGTTTCTCAAAGGCGACACCAACATCAAATACCTGAAAGACAATAATGTATCGATTTGGGACGAATGGGCCGATGAAAACGGCGACTTAGGTCCGGTTTACGGCTATCAATGGCGCAGCTGGCCGGCACCCGATGGCCGCCACATCGACCAAATCGCCAATGTAGTGGAACAAATCAAAAAAAATCCCGACAGCCGCCGCTTAATTGTTTCGGCGTGGAATCCGGCTTTGGTTGATGAAATGGCTCTGCCACCCTGCCATGCGCTGTTTCAATTTTATGTGGCCGACGGCAAACTTTCCTGCCAGCTCTACCAACGCAGCGCCGATATTTTCTTGGGCGTGCCGTTCAACATTGCCAGCTACGCCTTGCTGACCATGATGGTGGCACAGGTGTGCGGTTTGGAAGCAGGCGAATTTATCCATACTTTCGGCGATGCCCACCTTTACAGCAACCACTTTGAACAAGCCGAACTGCAATTGAGCCGTGATACACGTCCGCTCCCGACCATGAAAATCAATCCGGATGTGAAAGATTTGTTTGCATTCACCTTTGAAGATTTTGAATTGGTGGATTACGATCCGCATCCGCATATTAAAGCGGCGGTGGCCGTGTAA